The bacterium genome segment AAATCCTGCTGAGAATACTGAAATCAGGGGACCTGAATCCGCACCAGTTTGATCTGCCGGGACTCGCTTACTATTTCTTGCTCCCCTTTCTCTATCTCTTTTATCAGCTCGGAAACTGGTTGGGTTACTTCACCTCAGTGGAAACTGTTTCGCCCGCATCCTTTGTTTTTGTGGGAAGGATTGTTTGCGCATTTTTTGGAACTCTTACCGTTTATCTTTGCTACCGGCTGGGCAAACGGTTCTCCACACTTACAGGCTTGCTTGCGATGGCGGTACTCGCAGCTGTTCCACAACACATTGAATACAGCCATATGCTGCGTCCGGAGATCCCCGCGATTTTCTTTGTTCTTCTTGCTCATGAAATCGCCTTCTACATTCTGGAGGATCCAAGAAGCGGATTGTACTGGATCTTTGGATTGGCTATGGGCATCACCATGTCTTTCAAATACACCATTGGCGGACCACTGGCGCTCACTCTGATCCTGGTACATTCCATGAAAAGAAAAGAGGCGCGGTTCTCCTGGCTCGTGCGCAGTTTTCTTGCTGCAGCAATCATTTTCTTTTTTACGAATCCATTTCTCTTCACGGGCCAGGAGGGACTGAACTACTGGCAAAACAGGATGAAAGTGCTTTATGCGACTGGAGAAGATTATTACGGAAAAAGCACGATTGCTTATTACATTGAATTCTTAACACGTTACAACTATAACGTTCCGCTGATGCTCTTCGCGGGATTTGGAATTCTCTGGAGTTTTGCTTCCTCCGTTCCGAAAAGTCTTCTTTTGGGAGTTTATCCACTCTTTGTATTCTTCTGGCTCTGCTCTTTCGAAACACGCCGCACACACGGACTTCTTCCGTTGCACCCATTTCTGGCTTTGTGGGCAGCCCTCACTCTGTCAGAAATCTGGCGCATGACCCGGGAATTTTCACGGAAATGGATCTTTCAGGTTTTCTTTGCTTTATTGATCGCCACAACCCTGTCCTGGCCCTATTACCGCAGCATAGTTCAATCGTATCTTTTCTCTCGAACGGATAACCGCAGCAAAGCGGAGTTGTGGATGGTGAACCGTTTGCCGAGAGGATCCAGAATTGCGTTGCTTCAATTCAGCCAGTTGGAGCTGGACAGGGCTTACTTTCAAATTGAGAATTTTGTTCCGCGCGATTACGTTTTAAACAACAAGGACTTTCGCTGGTTTCAGCAAAATGGTTTCGACTACATTGTGGTTTCGAGCGGGCAGTACATGCGCTACTTTATCGAAGGAGAGGCAGCGCTGCGGTACAAGAATTACTTCAGCACGCTTTTCCAGGACGCAGAAACGAGAGGAGCTTTGATACTCGATCTGCTGCCTCATCCTTTGTTAATTCCCGATTACAGAATCAAAGTTTTTGCAACACGGCCATCCGCAATTCCCGCCGGTTTTTTTCCGGCCATAGAAAGCGAATCAGGGCAAACAACCTATTCATTAACCCGCTCAGGAATCTCGCTTTCGTTGGAACCAGGATACTATTCCCTGAAATTTCCGAATCAGTCCGGAGACTCGCATTTTGTCGAAGTAACAAACATGAAATCCGGCGAGACCATACTGCGGTGGCGTGGAGTTGGAGAACTTTCCAGTTTTCCGTTTTCTGTTTTTCCTGTGAGGCTGAACAGCCGGCTCCGCCTGTTTGCGTCGGCGCCGGAAATTATCACTCCGAACCAAATGGTGCAATTTCAATGGACAAATAGCTCAGGGGGACTTTTACTGGAAGGAATCCCACCCGTTATCCGCGTGTCTACAGCCGATTTCGATCCCAACCCTCACAGATCTACCAAACCGTTTCACCTTTTTCAACAAAATGAATCCTTTCGGATTCGGTGCATTCTAAGAAATCGCGGAAAAGCGAATGTGGCGGGTTATATTAAGGCCTACTTAAGTGAAATCGGTGAGGCACAACCCTGGAAAAATTTTGCCTCCACCAGTGTTGCCCATGAGTTTTATCTGGAGCCGTCGCAAAGAATCATAATTGATATTCCCATGAATACGGAAGATCTCACAGGGGACTACCAGCTCAGTTACTGGATCTTCACGCGCCAGGACCTCCCTTTTAGCCCGCAAATCGGGGGCTGGTACAACAAACAAATAAGAGTCGAAGATTCAAAACTGGGACTCCATCCAATCTATGGCGTGCAAATCCCTTAATAATCGCGGATCGTAACCGTAATCGCTTATCTTTATCATGATTCTTAATTCAATTAGGGATTATGATTAAGATTGACGATTACGATCACGATTACGATTACGATCCACGATTATCGGTGATATAATATCGGATTCAAAACCGAGGACCGACTAGAGATGCCCGAAGACTCACGACAGAGTGTTCAGATATCACAATTGGAAACCGCTCTTGGCGGAAAATACAAGATTCTTGGCCGGATTGGCGCGGGTGGTTTCGGTGAAGTCTATCTCGGTGAACATACTCAGTTGCACCGAAAGGTGGCAATCAAAATTCTCATCCAGAGCATCTCCTCTCAGGAAGATCTGGTAAAGCGTTTTCAGCGAGAAGCGCGTTCTGCGGCCGCGCTTTCCCACCCAAACATTATTGACATTTACGATGTCGGTGAAGGAGATGGCATTTATTACTTCGTCATGAAGTACATCGAAGGAGAAACCCTATCGCAGAGAATGCAACGTGACAAGAAAATGGATCCTGCCGAGGTCATTCACATCATGCAGCAGGTGGCAGATGCGCTCGATTATGCGCACGAGAACAACGTTGTTCATCGTGACATCAAGCCCGCCAATGTCATGCTGGATCCTTACGGTAAACCCTTGTTGATGGACTTTGGGGTGGCGAGAGTACAGTATGAGGGAAACCTAACAAAAACAGGCACCTTGCTGGGGACTCCACACTATTTGGCGCCCGAACAACCGCTAGGAAAACCAATTGACGGACGAAGCGATATTTACAGTCTCGGGATCATGCTCTATGAAATGCTTGCAGGGCGGCCACCTTTTCATGACGAGAATTCAATCACCCTCATTTTCAAACACATCAATGAACCGCCACAGCCTTTAAACGCCGTAGCTTCGGATTTGGATCCGGAACTCTGTTTCATCGTGCACAAGATGATTGAAAAATCACCGGAGAACAGGTTCCAGACAGCCGGAGAGGTAGTGGATGCGCTCCACAAACTCCGTGACATCTATCCTGTGCCCACTGCAACTACAGGTCGCAGAACCTCTCCTGGCGGCGCCATCAATACTGAAAAACTTTTGATCCTCGCACAAGATCATATTGATCAAAACAAATTGTCCAAGGCGATTGAAATTCTGGGCACCATTTCAAAACGGGATCCCAATAATGAAACGGTAAAGAGGAAAATTCAGGAAATTCTTCCGAGATTATCAGAACAGGTCAAAGCTCATATTGCATCAAAAGACTTCAGACAGGCGCGCCAGCTGATCTCACAAATGACGCAGCTCTCCCCGCAGGCGAGCGCTATTTTTCAATTGAGAGAAGAGGTTCAAAAACTGGAAAGTCAAAGTATGGACCAGAGTGAAACCATTTTTAAAGAGCATTTTTTGGCGGCCCAGGAAGCGCTTGAACAAAACAGAACATCGCAGGCAATACAGCACCTTACGAAAGCCCATACAATTGATTCCTCCAGCCAGGAAATCCAACAACTCTTAAAGGATACCGAAGGGAAGATTACAAAAGAGATTCGCTTACTTTGTGAAAAACTTGATTTTGCCGGCGCTCAAAGAATGTTGGAACTCGGAAAAGAAGCATTTCCATCCATGGTCCAGACAAGAGCTCCGGCAATTGAGCGGCACAGGGCTTTGTATCAAGTGTGGCAACAGGCCAAAGAACAGTTCCAACAGGAAAAATGGGAGGAAGCCGAAAAGTCACTGGCAAAATTCCTGGATACCGGCAGTCCATTTGAATTCAGTGTTTTTGAATCTTTGAAGAAGGAATCAGAGGAAATGTTGGCCGCATCGCGTGAAAAGTTACGAGCGGTTCAAAAACCGACCCCTGCAACGATTTCGAAAGAAGCAGCTGCCTTGACGCCCGCCGCGGTTCCTGCAAGGAAAGCAAGTGTGGGACGCATCGCCATCTATCTCGTCTTGGGAGTTGCCATTGCCATAGGCGCCTGGTGGATCACCAATGCGATGAGAAAGGAAGCTGAGACACCCGATGCGCAGCCTGATCTAACTTTCATTCGCAAACTCAATCCTCCGCCGCAACCGGGTCAACCGAAACCAACCAGCGGCGAAATCTCTATTACATCCGAACCGCCGGGGGCTACTGTTCTTCTGGGTACTGAGGAAAAAGGGAAAACGCCTTTAAAACTCTCCACTCTTGCATTCGGGAAACATACGATCACACTAAAACTGCAAGGCTACCAAGATCTTGTCCAGGAAGTGGATCTCAATGAAAATCAATTTGCACTGGAGATTCCCGCAGTACTGCAAACAGCGGTGCAGCAAGTTGGAATTCTTGTCATCGAATCCAACCCGCCCGGTGCATTCATCGGACTGGGGACCAGGATTATCGGCCAAACGCCTACGAAGTTAGACAAAGCGAAGGTTGGAAAATATAACATCGTTTTGCGTAAAGAAGGCTACATCGATCATACGGAAACTGTCCGTGTAAAAGAAGGAGAAACGACAACGCTTAAGGCGGAACTGAAAG includes the following:
- a CDS encoding glycosyltransferase family 39 protein codes for the protein KKQMKLSQNRSSSEILFWAIFIFAGVVRFKDLSTGLPLHTLYGETDTLEILLRILKSGDLNPHQFDLPGLAYYFLLPFLYLFYQLGNWLGYFTSVETVSPASFVFVGRIVCAFFGTLTVYLCYRLGKRFSTLTGLLAMAVLAAVPQHIEYSHMLRPEIPAIFFVLLAHEIAFYILEDPRSGLYWIFGLAMGITMSFKYTIGGPLALTLILVHSMKRKEARFSWLVRSFLAAAIIFFFTNPFLFTGQEGLNYWQNRMKVLYATGEDYYGKSTIAYYIEFLTRYNYNVPLMLFAGFGILWSFASSVPKSLLLGVYPLFVFFWLCSFETRRTHGLLPLHPFLALWAALTLSEIWRMTREFSRKWIFQVFFALLIATTLSWPYYRSIVQSYLFSRTDNRSKAELWMVNRLPRGSRIALLQFSQLELDRAYFQIENFVPRDYVLNNKDFRWFQQNGFDYIVVSSGQYMRYFIEGEAALRYKNYFSTLFQDAETRGALILDLLPHPLLIPDYRIKVFATRPSAIPAGFFPAIESESGQTTYSLTRSGISLSLEPGYYSLKFPNQSGDSHFVEVTNMKSGETILRWRGVGELSSFPFSVFPVRLNSRLRLFASAPEIITPNQMVQFQWTNSSGGLLLEGIPPVIRVSTADFDPNPHRSTKPFHLFQQNESFRIRCILRNRGKANVAGYIKAYLSEIGEAQPWKNFASTSVAHEFYLEPSQRIIIDIPMNTEDLTGDYQLSYWIFTRQDLPFSPQIGGWYNKQIRVEDSKLGLHPIYGVQIP
- a CDS encoding TonB family protein, with amino-acid sequence MPEDSRQSVQISQLETALGGKYKILGRIGAGGFGEVYLGEHTQLHRKVAIKILIQSISSQEDLVKRFQREARSAAALSHPNIIDIYDVGEGDGIYYFVMKYIEGETLSQRMQRDKKMDPAEVIHIMQQVADALDYAHENNVVHRDIKPANVMLDPYGKPLLMDFGVARVQYEGNLTKTGTLLGTPHYLAPEQPLGKPIDGRSDIYSLGIMLYEMLAGRPPFHDENSITLIFKHINEPPQPLNAVASDLDPELCFIVHKMIEKSPENRFQTAGEVVDALHKLRDIYPVPTATTGRRTSPGGAINTEKLLILAQDHIDQNKLSKAIEILGTISKRDPNNETVKRKIQEILPRLSEQVKAHIASKDFRQARQLISQMTQLSPQASAIFQLREEVQKLESQSMDQSETIFKEHFLAAQEALEQNRTSQAIQHLTKAHTIDSSSQEIQQLLKDTEGKITKEIRLLCEKLDFAGAQRMLELGKEAFPSMVQTRAPAIERHRALYQVWQQAKEQFQQEKWEEAEKSLAKFLDTGSPFEFSVFESLKKESEEMLAASREKLRAVQKPTPATISKEAAALTPAAVPARKASVGRIAIYLVLGVAIAIGAWWITNAMRKEAETPDAQPDLTFIRKLNPPPQPGQPKPTSGEISITSEPPGATVLLGTEEKGKTPLKLSTLAFGKHTITLKLQGYQDLVQEVDLNENQFALEIPAVLQTAVQQVGILVIESNPPGAFIGLGTRIIGQTPTKLDKAKVGKYNIVLRKEGYIDHTETVRVKEGETTTLKAELKEVPKVVAEQPKPVEPEVKPGMLVTLGPGVTPPKTLKKTSVEYPEAARRQKLEGTVQLNLLISETGQVLDVRILKSAHQILDDAAVRTVKQWTYEPAKKQNVPVRVWLSTSITFVKR